A genomic region of Catalinimonas niigatensis contains the following coding sequences:
- a CDS encoding toxin-antitoxin system YwqK family antitoxin yields MINICCLAGLSLLGLGCSSQIKNELTIRKASDAYPNGQKKFDGKFLECVRNDTYVPELLIFEKKKFGKWTAYNEDGSILETREYTSNVEDCQTAILKQGAWKYFNHEGILYLTEHYRNDTLMQAEWEMYEGNSPIGTVFKSDIHVDSMVYLHDKHTGSLLNNASFDQYFFKPILIVNDGQDQIQSLIPFWYSPDGATPDYYHPYRSVEDVPQHFRQDSSFHALNGQVGLVLFLDVLKEKYQSSNVTTNTDVDYTEAIQSRLNQPLEEGQHYCFHVDIRLSEHAGCSINQFGALLTQEAVSFDRASTLSTKSISFERPLRNTDHWETLCSTYTARGGEMYLTLGRLTDVSDTKVIRREPKSNSSLDVNRAAYYLIDHVELYPISLVIVIVMSLP; encoded by the coding sequence ATGATAAACATTTGCTGCCTGGCAGGACTTTCCTTGCTCGGATTAGGCTGTAGTTCTCAGATCAAAAATGAGCTAACGATTAGGAAAGCCTCAGATGCTTATCCTAACGGACAAAAGAAGTTTGATGGCAAATTCTTGGAGTGCGTCAGAAATGATACCTATGTTCCGGAACTGCTCATCTTTGAAAAGAAAAAGTTTGGCAAATGGACAGCTTACAACGAAGACGGAAGCATCCTGGAGACCAGAGAATATACTTCAAATGTAGAGGACTGTCAGACAGCCATTTTAAAACAGGGAGCCTGGAAGTACTTCAATCATGAAGGTATCCTTTATCTAACGGAACATTACCGGAATGATACCCTTATGCAGGCTGAGTGGGAGATGTACGAAGGCAATAGCCCCATAGGAACAGTCTTCAAAAGCGATATTCATGTAGACTCCATGGTTTATCTTCATGACAAGCACACCGGATCTCTGCTGAACAATGCTTCCTTTGATCAGTATTTTTTCAAGCCCATTCTTATTGTCAATGATGGGCAGGATCAGATTCAATCCTTGATTCCCTTCTGGTACTCACCCGATGGTGCTACCCCTGATTATTACCATCCGTACCGTTCTGTTGAGGATGTACCTCAGCATTTTCGTCAGGACAGTTCATTCCATGCGTTGAATGGTCAGGTTGGACTGGTCTTATTTCTGGATGTCCTGAAAGAAAAGTATCAATCTTCCAATGTAACTACCAATACGGACGTAGACTATACAGAAGCCATACAAAGCAGGCTTAATCAGCCCTTGGAAGAGGGACAACATTATTGCTTTCACGTTGACATTCGCCTGTCCGAACATGCAGGCTGCTCCATCAATCAATTTGGAGCACTCCTTACGCAAGAAGCCGTATCATTTGATAGAGCTTCCACTTTGAGTACCAAAAGTATTTCTTTTGAAAGGCCTTTACGGAACACCGACCATTGGGAAACCTTATGTTCAACCTATACGGCCCGGGGTGGAGAAATGTACCTGACATTGGGAAGGCTTACTGATGTATCAGACACTAAAGTCATTCGTCGTGAGCCAAAGTCAAATAGTAGCCTGGATGTCAACAGAGCGGCCTACTATTTAATTGATCATGTAGAACTTTACCCTATTAGCTTAGTGATTGTCATTGTAATGAGCCTGCCATAA
- a CDS encoding OmpA family protein, producing the protein MVLRDLHFSFDSDALETAYSDDLSKLSHFLTVHPEQNISIQGHSSDEGTDAYNLDLSYKRAQAVGEWLVGEGITPERLRFEAYGSSRPISELSQKANRRVEVILLKE; encoded by the coding sequence TTGGTACTTCGTGATCTTCATTTTAGCTTTGACAGTGATGCGTTGGAAACTGCTTACTCGGATGATCTCTCCAAACTGTCACACTTCTTGACAGTCCATCCAGAGCAAAACATAAGCATTCAGGGACACAGTTCTGATGAAGGTACGGATGCCTATAACCTTGACCTGTCATACAAAAGAGCGCAGGCAGTAGGAGAATGGCTTGTTGGAGAAGGTATTACCCCTGAGAGATTGCGATTTGAAGCCTATGGTAGCAGCAGGCCTATTTCTGAGCTAAGTCAGAAAGCCAACCGACGGGTTGAAGTTATTCTGCTCAAGGAATGA